The following proteins are encoded in a genomic region of [Eubacterium] hominis:
- a CDS encoding phage tail tape measure protein — translation MTGGMQLASLWTEVKVDIAGFKSDMDKISVEAKAKANEVSKQMEKTVKVGENMSKLGGTLTKTLTVPLAGAGIAATKMAVDYESSFAKVSTLLDKNVVDYDKYKNDIIEASSKSKVAVGEFSEAVYGSISAGVDQTKAIKFTTDAMKLAKGGFTDGAKAVDVMTTAINGYNLSTDDATKISDMLITTQNLGKTTVDELASSMGAVIPVASSVNFGIDELSASYAQLTKNGIATAESGTYLKSMLSELGKSGSLTDKALRELTGKGFADLKKEGKSTSEILNTLSSYAEKNGKTLKDMFGSVEAGSAAMVSAKGDGIEYNEMLDAMQKSAGATQEAFDKMDATPAEQLKGALNELKNEAIKLGSKAIPIVTEAAKFISKLVDGFTSLSPGMQDSIIKFGLLAAAAGPVLKVGGGLVSTYGKLKPIISGLGTGIKQGIPLISKLVGGLGSVGSTAVTTGAGVSKLTSVVGGAGLKLMDCGGIAGKLGTALAGAATSSGGLLASLGGMAAAAAPWVIGAAAVVAGGKMIYDNLNKEVIPEVDLFKTETKATLNTVTGQWEYTTTKISEETQKQVQSYLNLSNQVQQESMNMYTGITKVTDDSIKSINGKVSAMSKSIIDATNTQRDEVIKGYQDMFDNTTALTKKEQDEIMASVNKGYDDRVDETTKLKNELTKIYKDIADNGGKITQDQQKRIDEIYDEMKRQAVQAMADNEAEQNVILNRLASSNKRITAEMVGESIKQMNKLKDDSIKTAAEKRDALVLEAEKLKTLENGKYKEKADAIIKSANDEYDGVVKAAEKTRKDGINKLMSAHEDMADKIDISTGDIVSRWDKMFGKWDRWQPESKTATVETIHLDTFVQNGYNMALEAVKGFHANGLSYVPYDGYTARLHKGERILDSDENEAYTRNKVEGNDQTGQTINFNGNYTFSDHDGIDYFFNQAALKLKAVR, via the coding sequence ATGACAGGTGGTATGCAACTAGCATCACTATGGACAGAAGTTAAGGTTGATATAGCTGGCTTTAAGTCTGATATGGATAAGATATCAGTTGAGGCAAAAGCCAAAGCTAATGAAGTGTCAAAACAGATGGAAAAGACAGTTAAAGTTGGAGAAAATATGTCTAAGCTAGGCGGAACCCTCACAAAGACATTGACCGTACCTTTAGCTGGAGCTGGTATAGCGGCCACTAAAATGGCAGTGGATTACGAGTCATCATTCGCCAAAGTATCAACCTTACTTGATAAAAATGTTGTGGATTACGATAAATATAAAAACGACATTATAGAAGCATCTAGTAAATCTAAAGTAGCGGTCGGAGAATTTAGCGAAGCTGTTTACGGAAGTATTTCGGCTGGCGTTGATCAGACGAAAGCTATCAAATTTACAACAGATGCGATGAAACTTGCTAAAGGTGGATTTACAGACGGTGCTAAAGCAGTAGATGTCATGACAACTGCGATTAATGGTTATAATCTATCTACAGATGATGCTACCAAGATATCAGACATGTTGATTACCACACAAAATTTAGGTAAGACAACCGTCGATGAACTAGCATCCAGTATGGGCGCAGTAATACCAGTAGCATCCAGTGTTAACTTTGGCATTGATGAATTATCAGCATCATATGCACAGCTTACCAAAAATGGTATTGCAACGGCGGAATCAGGAACATATTTGAAATCTATGCTTTCAGAACTTGGGAAATCCGGATCACTGACCGATAAGGCACTTCGTGAACTGACCGGAAAAGGTTTTGCAGATCTAAAAAAAGAAGGAAAATCAACTTCTGAAATACTTAATACCTTAAGCAGTTACGCCGAGAAGAATGGTAAAACATTAAAGGATATGTTTGGATCGGTCGAAGCAGGTTCTGCGGCCATGGTTTCGGCGAAAGGCGATGGCATTGAATATAACGAAATGTTGGATGCTATGCAAAAATCGGCTGGTGCCACACAAGAGGCTTTTGATAAAATGGATGCTACCCCAGCTGAACAGTTAAAAGGTGCTCTCAACGAACTCAAGAATGAAGCTATAAAACTTGGGTCTAAGGCCATACCTATCGTAACAGAAGCGGCTAAGTTTATATCAAAGCTTGTAGATGGTTTTACTAGTTTATCGCCGGGCATGCAGGATAGTATAATCAAATTCGGATTATTGGCGGCTGCGGCCGGTCCAGTACTTAAGGTAGGTGGTGGCTTAGTATCAACCTATGGTAAACTCAAACCTATCATATCTGGACTAGGAACAGGAATAAAGCAAGGTATACCATTGATAAGTAAACTGGTCGGTGGACTTGGTTCTGTCGGTTCCACAGCTGTTACAACTGGTGCTGGCGTATCAAAATTAACATCAGTTGTTGGTGGAGCTGGATTAAAATTAATGGACTGTGGAGGCATTGCAGGTAAATTAGGAACAGCTCTTGCTGGAGCAGCAACATCTAGTGGCGGTTTATTAGCTAGTTTAGGCGGCATGGCGGCAGCGGCAGCACCTTGGGTTATTGGAGCGGCAGCTGTAGTGGCTGGCGGAAAGATGATATACGATAATCTTAATAAAGAAGTTATACCAGAAGTAGACTTGTTCAAGACTGAAACAAAGGCAACATTGAATACAGTTACTGGACAATGGGAATATACCACAACTAAGATATCAGAAGAAACACAAAAGCAAGTACAAAGCTATTTAAACTTATCAAATCAAGTGCAACAAGAATCAATGAATATGTATACCGGAATTACCAAAGTAACTGATGATAGCATTAAATCCATTAATGGAAAAGTTAGTGCTATGTCTAAATCAATCATCGATGCCACAAATACACAAAGAGACGAGGTTATTAAAGGCTATCAAGATATGTTTGATAATACAACTGCCCTTACAAAAAAAGAGCAGGACGAAATCATGGCAAGTGTCAATAAAGGTTATGATGACAGGGTTGATGAAACTACCAAATTGAAAAATGAGCTAACAAAGATCTATAAAGATATAGCAGATAATGGTGGTAAGATAACTCAAGACCAGCAAAAACGTATAGATGAGATATATGATGAAATGAAAAGACAAGCTGTACAAGCGATGGCGGACAATGAAGCAGAGCAAAATGTAATATTGAATCGTTTAGCATCCAGTAATAAAAGAATAACTGCTGAAATGGTAGGAGAATCTATCAAACAAATGAATAAGTTAAAAGATGATAGTATTAAAACAGCGGCCGAAAAAAGAGATGCTTTAGTTTTAGAAGCTGAAAAACTCAAAACTTTAGAAAATGGAAAATACAAAGAAAAAGCTGATGCCATTATAAAATCAGCCAATGACGAATATGACGGTGTTGTTAAAGCAGCCGAAAAAACAAGAAAAGACGGTATCAATAAGCTTATGTCTGCTCATGAAGATATGGCAGATAAGATTGACATAAGCACTGGCGATATCGTAAGTAGATGGGATAAAATGTTCGGAAAATGGGATAGATGGCAACCTGAAAGTAAAACAGCTACTGTAGAGACTATACACTTAGATACTTTTGTGCAAAATGGATACAACATGGCCTTAGAGGCTGTTAAAGGGTTCCATGCCAATGGATTATCGTATGTTCCATATGACGGATATACGGCGAGACTACACAAGGGTGAAAGAATACTTGATTCAGATGAAAACGAAGCCTACACGAGAAACAAAGTAGAAGGAAACGATCAAACTGGACAAACAATTAATTTCAACGGCAATTATACGTTTAGTGATCATGATGGCATTGATTACTTTTTTAATCAGGCTGCGTTGAAACTTAAGGCGGTGAGATAA
- a CDS encoding HK97 gp10 family phage protein, with protein MVDNSEFTQSLEKATKQIIQDTIKNMKRACLVVETAAKKKVPVDMGLLRASITSDVTFDSVSIVGKIFSNLDYAPYVEKGTGIYAKDGNGRLVPWVYCVKAGKYKGWHYTEGQRPHPFLEPARDSSKSKVERMLAGE; from the coding sequence ATGGTAGATAACAGTGAATTTACGCAGTCGCTTGAAAAAGCAACAAAACAAATCATACAAGACACAATTAAAAATATGAAACGTGCTTGCTTGGTGGTGGAAACTGCGGCGAAAAAGAAAGTACCTGTTGATATGGGGCTATTAAGAGCATCTATAACAAGTGATGTAACATTTGATAGTGTGTCAATTGTTGGAAAGATATTTAGTAACCTTGACTATGCTCCCTATGTGGAAAAAGGTACTGGCATATACGCAAAAGATGGAAATGGCAGACTTGTACCTTGGGTATATTGTGTTAAAGCAGGAAAATACAAAGGGTGGCATTACACGGAAGGTCAAAGGCCACATCCATTTTTGGAACCTGCGAGAGATAGTAGTAAAAGCAAAGTAGAAAGGATGTTGGCCGGAGAATGA
- a CDS encoding DUF5309 family protein has product MPTETIWSLPNYAGDLFTADSTNTPFLSMIGGLTGGVQTDDFEFTTDSQYSLPTATQPNITEKASLTAPDASAITRSQNTNVTQIFQEAVSISYEKLSNRGHMSGLNTAGQQNNVPNEKDWQIARKLEKISRDIEYTIFNGTFAKATTSETASKTRGMLALCAGNGGTNIDAKSAALTRALLQQLFKKMYDAGANFSNVVLWTGSTQKQIITDIYAYAPEDRNVGGVNIKQIETDFGNIGIALNRFIPQSSILCAEMSVIAPVFQPVPEKGNFFYEELAKTGAAESGQIYGKFGLDHGPAFMHGAITNLKAE; this is encoded by the coding sequence ATGCCTACAGAAACTATTTGGAGTTTACCAAATTATGCCGGAGATCTATTCACGGCCGATTCCACAAATACACCTTTTTTATCCATGATTGGCGGATTAACTGGAGGTGTACAAACAGATGATTTTGAATTTACAACAGACAGTCAATATTCACTGCCAACCGCTACACAACCAAACATAACAGAAAAGGCATCATTGACCGCTCCAGATGCTAGTGCAATTACAAGAAGCCAAAACACTAATGTTACTCAGATTTTTCAAGAGGCTGTATCAATCAGCTATGAAAAGCTATCTAATCGAGGACATATGAGTGGATTGAATACAGCAGGACAACAAAATAATGTACCTAACGAAAAAGACTGGCAGATTGCACGAAAATTAGAAAAAATTTCACGTGATATTGAGTATACAATTTTTAATGGCACATTTGCAAAAGCTACAACATCAGAAACAGCTAGTAAAACACGCGGTATGCTTGCGTTGTGTGCCGGAAACGGAGGAACGAATATTGATGCCAAATCAGCTGCGTTAACACGTGCTTTATTACAGCAGTTGTTTAAAAAAATGTATGATGCAGGCGCAAACTTTTCAAACGTGGTTCTTTGGACCGGATCAACGCAAAAGCAAATTATTACTGATATCTATGCTTATGCCCCAGAAGACAGAAATGTAGGTGGTGTAAATATCAAACAAATCGAAACAGACTTTGGCAATATTGGCATCGCGTTAAACAGATTTATTCCACAAAGCTCAATTTTGTGCGCTGAAATGAGCGTGATTGCCCCTGTGTTCCAACCAGTACCTGAAAAAGGTAATTTCTTTTACGAGGAATTAGCAAAAACCGGTGCAGCTGAATCTGGACAGATTTACGGTAAATTTGGTTTAGATCACGGTCCAGCATTTATGCATGGAGCTATTACAAATCTTAAGGCGGAATAG
- a CDS encoding phage scaffolding protein has protein sequence MEWIKNILEKHTDADGKLNLAEAIKEINKQAPENVVPKDQYNTTAEAKKQLEADVKARDKQLEDLKKAGSVEDLQKQLEAAQEANKKAKTEYEAAITNMKYDAAIEKALSNALHPDLMSGKIDRTKLKIKEDGTVEGLDDQVKGLKETYKDLFKPDKTGRTPKNVGVIENQGTEREELLKLANDMSKPLIERVAAKNKLASMPEEE, from the coding sequence ATGGAATGGATTAAAAATATTCTAGAAAAACACACAGATGCAGACGGTAAATTAAATCTTGCAGAAGCTATCAAAGAAATTAATAAACAAGCACCAGAAAATGTTGTACCAAAAGATCAGTACAACACTACTGCGGAAGCTAAAAAACAGCTTGAAGCTGATGTTAAAGCACGTGATAAGCAGCTGGAAGATTTAAAAAAAGCTGGGTCTGTCGAGGATTTACAAAAACAACTAGAAGCAGCACAAGAAGCTAACAAAAAGGCCAAAACAGAATACGAAGCGGCCATTACTAACATGAAGTATGATGCCGCAATAGAAAAAGCATTAAGCAATGCACTACATCCAGACTTGATGTCGGGGAAAATTGACCGTACTAAACTTAAAATCAAAGAAGATGGTACAGTCGAAGGATTGGATGATCAAGTTAAAGGACTGAAAGAAACATATAAAGATTTATTCAAACCAGATAAAACAGGGCGTACACCGAAAAATGTAGGAGTCATTGAAAACCAAGGAACAGAAAGAGAAGAACTGTTAAAATTGGCGAATGATATGTCTAAACCATTGATTGAACGTGTCGCTGCAAAAAACAAATTGGCGAGTATGCCAGAGGAGGAGTAA
- a CDS encoding minor capsid protein, which translates to MSKHTNSDYWEDRIARETWKTYNDVEEQNMDLLKMYDKTSNAIKKELYALAETAEEQGGLTRTQQYRFNKLLGQQGTIYKQIEKLGEQIEKIQSDRILKAGKSVYENVMKSLNIADFDELNKGEMEQMLRSPWHGSFFSERLWNDMGKLERNLNGIINDGVSTGKTATEMAVQLSNIMNKTFNETHRLVRTETINYMNRSALRGYKDADVTKVQWWAAEDERTCEICGSNHERTWDIDKAPVLPCHPGCRCTWLPIIEENKPQELLESEKAAIVKYVGPDAYTLNDNLRNGYSLTEEEKEWIKQLDSALSKMPAISGIVNRSLAFMYREDRIKFIDMHKPGSEINYHQYLSSSINEVYNEDADVQIIILSKNGRDIRSFNPKENEILFMRETKFIVIQTKKVGDTTYIYLEEE; encoded by the coding sequence ATGAGTAAGCACACAAACAGTGATTATTGGGAAGATCGTATAGCAAGAGAGACATGGAAAACATACAATGATGTAGAAGAACAAAACATGGACTTATTAAAAATGTATGATAAAACATCAAATGCTATAAAAAAAGAATTATATGCTCTTGCTGAAACAGCCGAGGAACAAGGCGGATTAACTAGGACACAACAGTATCGTTTTAACAAGCTACTTGGCCAACAAGGGACAATATACAAACAAATAGAAAAACTTGGTGAACAAATTGAAAAAATCCAATCTGATAGGATATTGAAAGCTGGAAAGTCTGTTTACGAAAACGTTATGAAATCATTGAATATTGCAGATTTTGACGAATTGAATAAAGGAGAAATGGAGCAGATGCTCAGATCCCCTTGGCACGGCTCATTTTTTAGCGAAAGACTGTGGAATGACATGGGAAAGCTAGAACGTAATTTAAACGGTATCATTAATGATGGTGTGTCTACAGGCAAAACAGCGACAGAGATGGCTGTGCAGTTATCTAACATAATGAATAAAACATTTAATGAAACTCACCGCTTGGTTAGAACTGAAACCATTAATTATATGAATCGAAGTGCTTTAAGAGGATACAAAGATGCAGATGTTACAAAAGTGCAATGGTGGGCAGCGGAAGATGAACGTACATGCGAAATTTGTGGATCAAATCATGAACGCACATGGGATATTGATAAAGCTCCCGTATTACCATGTCACCCAGGGTGTAGATGCACGTGGCTTCCGATAATCGAAGAAAATAAGCCACAAGAGTTATTGGAGTCAGAAAAAGCAGCCATTGTTAAATATGTTGGACCAGATGCTTATACTCTTAATGACAATCTTAGAAATGGTTATAGTCTAACCGAAGAAGAAAAGGAATGGATAAAGCAATTGGATTCTGCACTCTCTAAAATGCCTGCTATAAGTGGAATAGTGAATCGTTCATTGGCATTTATGTATAGGGAAGACAGAATTAAATTTATAGATATGCACAAACCAGGATCTGAAATTAACTACCACCAATATCTTTCTTCTTCAATAAACGAGGTGTATAATGAAGATGCGGATGTACAAATAATTATCCTTTCAAAAAATGGAAGGGATATACGTAGTTTTAATCCTAAAGAAAATGAAATACTATTTATGAGGGAAACTAAGTTTATAGTAATACAAACTAAGAAAGTCGGAGACACTACTTATATTTATTTAGAGGAGGAGTAG
- a CDS encoding phage portal protein, producing MKIFKRLKRGAKAAMSAIREPVQIQDYIQSQFHTFMVSEKRKLMLTGVRYYEIDNDIINRKKYRYDKATGKRVEDDSRANNKLPHGMYKNMVDEKISYTLSKEYTLTCEDKKYLAKVQSALGKKFSYKLLQLGYEASNKGTGWLHPYINEQGDLQFMICPAEQIIPEWEDNSHESLKSIVYFYDEAYRENGEDKIRTHMEYWTADGMTCYTQEGSVLFLNRQKSFDDYGNKISHFIANDDWTSWGKVPFIAFKNNLIEKPDIKFVKRLIDGYDKSRSEVSNYIEEIRDLIYVIKGYGNADQEEVRQNLNSGILMLDNDEDEDNSASILSSVTDITAAKEHCEQLKRDIVEAGQGVLKDLDKFGNSPSGVALSFMYSFMDLKAGILNLQFQNAFEDLLYFINVHLNISTSEDVKFSLNMNMKVNETENLQNCQVAKNLGISEDTWLSKCVWVDDVEKEKLALAENMAFQDKVPIRGITDE from the coding sequence ATGAAAATATTTAAGCGATTGAAAAGAGGTGCTAAGGCAGCTATGAGTGCGATACGAGAACCAGTACAGATACAAGATTATATCCAAAGTCAGTTTCATACATTTATGGTTTCCGAAAAACGGAAACTGATGTTAACAGGCGTTAGGTATTATGAGATAGATAATGATATTATAAATCGTAAGAAATATCGTTATGATAAAGCGACTGGTAAAAGAGTAGAAGATGACAGTAGAGCTAATAATAAACTACCTCATGGGATGTATAAAAATATGGTAGATGAAAAAATTAGCTACACTTTATCGAAAGAATATACATTAACGTGTGAAGATAAAAAGTACCTTGCTAAAGTTCAAAGTGCTTTAGGTAAAAAGTTCAGCTATAAATTGTTACAATTGGGATACGAAGCGTCAAATAAAGGGACTGGATGGTTACATCCTTATATAAATGAGCAAGGTGATTTACAATTCATGATTTGCCCGGCGGAACAAATCATACCAGAGTGGGAAGATAATAGCCATGAGTCATTAAAATCTATTGTCTATTTCTATGATGAAGCATATCGTGAAAACGGTGAAGATAAAATACGCACACACATGGAATATTGGACAGCGGACGGAATGACATGTTACACACAAGAAGGATCTGTCTTATTTCTTAATCGTCAGAAAAGTTTTGATGATTATGGAAATAAAATAAGTCACTTTATAGCAAATGATGATTGGACATCATGGGGAAAGGTACCGTTTATTGCATTTAAAAACAATCTGATAGAGAAGCCGGATATAAAATTTGTAAAGAGATTAATAGATGGATATGATAAATCGCGCAGTGAGGTATCAAATTATATAGAGGAAATAAGGGATTTAATTTATGTAATAAAAGGATATGGAAACGCCGACCAAGAAGAAGTACGTCAAAACTTAAATAGTGGAATATTGATGCTTGATAACGATGAAGATGAAGATAACAGTGCATCTATATTATCATCTGTAACAGATATTACAGCAGCAAAAGAACACTGTGAACAATTAAAAAGAGATATCGTGGAAGCTGGACAGGGTGTTTTAAAAGATTTGGATAAATTCGGAAATTCGCCTTCAGGCGTTGCATTATCATTCATGTACAGTTTCATGGATTTAAAAGCAGGCATTCTCAATTTACAATTTCAAAATGCTTTTGAAGATTTATTATATTTTATTAATGTACATCTAAATATCAGCACCAGTGAAGATGTTAAGTTTTCATTAAATATGAATATGAAGGTTAATGAGACCGAAAACCTACAAAACTGCCAAGTTGCTAAAAACTTAGGTATATCAGAAGATACATGGTTAAGTAAGTGTGTGTGGGTTGACGACGTAGAAAAAGAAAAGTTAGCACTAGCTGAAAATATGGCATTTCAGGATAAAGTACCCATCAGAGGTATAACAGATGAGTAA
- a CDS encoding PBSX family phage terminase large subunit, giving the protein MKKSKSVFKFKPFSIKQLKVLKWWIDPKVKDMDGVIADGAIRSGKTLVMSLSFVLWAMESFNGQNFGMCGKTIGSFRRNVLTLLKLMLRSRGYKVKDHRADNLVVVIKNGAENYFYIFGGKDESSQDLIQGITLAGCFFDEVALMPESFVNQATGRCSVDGSKFWFNCNPAGPYHWFKVNWIDKRKEKHLIYLHFTMDDNLSLSERIKERYKAMYSGVFYQRYILGKWVVAEGIIYDMFDKAKHVINEIKDTMTSKYYVSCDYGTQNATVFLLWQKKAMGDWVCIKEYYYSGREESRQKTDSEYADDLDVFLNGIKVEAVILDPSAASFKAELKKRGYYVKKGKNDVENGIRFVGSMLRLNKISFLACCENTIKEFASYIWDEKASERGEDKPVKEHDHAMDAVRYFCYTIMRKEVKYQ; this is encoded by the coding sequence ATGAAGAAATCTAAATCAGTATTCAAGTTTAAGCCGTTTTCCATAAAACAACTCAAGGTTCTAAAATGGTGGATTGATCCTAAAGTAAAAGATATGGATGGCGTGATTGCAGACGGAGCCATACGTTCCGGTAAAACGTTAGTAATGTCGTTATCTTTTGTCCTTTGGGCGATGGAATCTTTCAATGGTCAAAACTTTGGTATGTGTGGAAAAACAATCGGATCATTCAGACGTAACGTTTTGACACTACTTAAATTGATGTTGCGTAGTAGAGGCTACAAGGTTAAAGACCATAGAGCAGACAACCTTGTTGTGGTCATAAAAAATGGAGCAGAAAACTATTTTTACATATTTGGCGGAAAGGATGAATCATCACAAGATTTGATTCAAGGTATCACACTTGCTGGATGTTTCTTTGATGAGGTTGCACTTATGCCTGAAAGTTTTGTAAATCAAGCAACAGGGCGATGTAGTGTAGATGGATCTAAGTTTTGGTTTAACTGTAACCCTGCTGGTCCATATCATTGGTTTAAAGTTAATTGGATAGACAAACGCAAAGAAAAGCATCTGATATATCTACACTTTACTATGGACGACAACTTGAGCTTGTCAGAGCGCATCAAAGAGCGTTACAAAGCTATGTACAGTGGCGTGTTTTATCAACGTTACATCCTAGGTAAATGGGTAGTAGCTGAGGGCATCATTTATGATATGTTTGACAAAGCAAAACATGTCATCAATGAGATAAAAGATACAATGACAAGCAAATACTATGTAAGCTGTGATTACGGTACGCAAAATGCGACCGTTTTTCTTTTGTGGCAAAAAAAAGCCATGGGAGATTGGGTTTGTATAAAAGAGTATTACTATTCAGGGCGTGAGGAAAGTCGGCAGAAAACAGATAGTGAGTACGCAGATGATTTGGATGTATTTTTAAATGGCATAAAAGTAGAAGCAGTCATCCTTGATCCATCGGCCGCATCGTTTAAAGCAGAATTAAAAAAACGTGGTTACTATGTAAAAAAAGGAAAGAATGATGTGGAAAACGGCATACGTTTTGTAGGATCAATGCTGAGGCTTAATAAAATATCTTTTTTAGCATGCTGTGAAAACACAATAAAAGAGTTTGCTAGTTACATTTGGGATGAAAAAGCTTCCGAACGAGGTGAAGATAAGCCAGTTAAGGAGCATGACCACGCTATGGATGCTGTGAGATACTTCTGCTATACAATAATGCGCAAAGAGGTGAAATACCAATGA
- a CDS encoding terminase small subunit, whose translation MPRQRSPSRDKAKQMYLDSKGEMLLKDIASQLNVNDTQVRKWKSQDKWEEELKGNVTNRKSNVTKQSKGIDGQPKVDLLPEEIQTLNNEELTEKQRLFCLYYVRWFNATKAYQKAYGCDYTTAMVNGCKLLSNPKIQTHIQSIKDAKIKQSMYTAEDYFQKMIDIAYSDVTDYMTFGQETVAVTGAFGPLEVVDPITKEKKILTKDINVVRFKDSSEVDGTLIQEVKQGKEGVSVKLISKEFALKWLDKHYSDATDMQKAQLEQLRVHTDKLKAETKEDEIIDDDGFIDAIKNAETGEWTDEEI comes from the coding sequence ATGCCAAGACAAAGAAGCCCAAGCAGAGATAAAGCCAAGCAGATGTACCTAGACAGCAAAGGCGAGATGTTGCTAAAGGATATAGCATCTCAACTCAATGTAAATGATACGCAAGTCCGTAAATGGAAATCTCAAGATAAATGGGAAGAGGAATTGAAAGGTAACGTTACCAATCGGAAAAGTAACGTTACCAAACAAAGTAAAGGCATAGATGGACAACCAAAAGTAGATTTATTGCCAGAAGAAATACAAACACTAAACAATGAGGAGCTGACCGAGAAACAGCGCCTTTTTTGTTTATATTATGTAAGGTGGTTCAATGCGACAAAAGCATATCAAAAGGCTTATGGATGTGACTATACAACAGCAATGGTCAATGGATGTAAGTTACTAAGTAATCCTAAGATACAAACTCATATTCAATCAATCAAAGATGCTAAGATAAAACAATCCATGTATACGGCCGAGGACTACTTCCAGAAGATGATAGATATTGCTTATTCAGATGTAACAGACTACATGACGTTCGGTCAAGAAACAGTAGCAGTTACGGGAGCATTTGGCCCATTAGAAGTTGTTGATCCAATTACTAAAGAGAAAAAGATATTAACAAAAGACATCAATGTGGTGCGTTTTAAGGATTCATCAGAAGTAGATGGAACGCTTATCCAGGAAGTGAAACAAGGCAAAGAAGGCGTATCTGTAAAACTCATTAGCAAAGAATTTGCGTTGAAGTGGCTTGATAAGCATTATAGTGATGCTACAGATATGCAAAAGGCACAGTTGGAGCAATTAAGAGTACATACAGATAAGCTAAAAGCCGAAACCAAAGAAGATGAAATCATTGATGATGATGGATTTATTGATGCTATAAAAAACGCAGAAACAGGCGAATGGACAGATGAAGAAATCTAA
- the ssb gene encoding single-stranded DNA-binding protein, producing the protein MINRVVLVGRLTKDPVLRKTGAGKSVVSFTTACDRKVKAKGQPTADFINCIAWNKVADLMAQYLHKGSLVGVEGRIQTRSYDDQTGKRIYITEVVADSVQFLESKSASTNNAQGGYTPDYNANNQDYEPDTSRASYPNDNDTLKIAEEDLPF; encoded by the coding sequence ATGATCAATCGAGTAGTATTAGTTGGCCGTCTTACAAAGGATCCAGTATTGCGCAAAACAGGTGCTGGTAAATCAGTAGTATCTTTTACCACCGCCTGTGACCGTAAGGTAAAGGCCAAGGGGCAACCTACAGCAGATTTTATCAATTGCATCGCTTGGAACAAAGTTGCTGATTTAATGGCACAATATCTTCACAAAGGAAGTCTAGTTGGAGTGGAAGGAAGAATCCAGACACGTAGCTATGATGACCAAACAGGAAAGCGTATATATATTACCGAAGTGGTAGCAGATAGCGTACAATTCCTGGAAAGCAAATCCGCTAGTACAAACAATGCACAAGGCGGATATACACCTGATTACAATGCAAATAACCAGGATTATGAACCAGATACATCACGAGCATCTTATCCAAATGATAATGATACGCTTAAAATAGCTGAAGAAGATTTGCCATTTTAA